A genomic stretch from Ooceraea biroi isolate clonal line C1 chromosome 3, Obir_v5.4, whole genome shotgun sequence includes:
- the LOC105276881 gene encoding uncharacterized protein LOC105276881, with translation MDSLLKTVGSMTGSKKKALIKDSLKTHLSTSVVEMQSAHELGSDHVVSNCDEATSLCAVLEAVFLHGLKDSLLNRVTQALSGPDYDSMPQPSFWGPLLVFSHRQLIKQIQSLSQITTEVGYCRAWIRQTLNDGMLANYLCYIKRDNSALKPYYNHWAYVRDPDLVEVAQRYMETLDHVSFTLACNSSLLNIWSNTPLLLAGIWSPPMKSCPIVSAVDIAKTITNDVETDSVEEMETISIASSIGIGSFNSSQSAFNNIASITEDRALKIILANNRSDTILSELSNCDNSETQRSDVAQRSNDGTPDTAEKEEEKEKVVEKEKVEETSNDNAEEKNANVDTIADTKDPQSESASKDNEVINDAAAATVGNSLGKFVGKLGWSTSFDESSLASSVISESGANAPRTPGDGSSYEALIESYQNTQNTPPEMREFMNQYSEKRINLKEESKAERSKQKVVVDFDAQLCYIPREKGLDIQDYTCLDCGHPIGMIFSKAHVCSYSGHYFCSDCMAEGVYVVPSRMIHNWDLKQYSVSRKAAEFLEKDSALINLKTVNPKIYMAVDIMAQLQSLRIRLNLLRAYLFTCREPIIESLQQKVSMREYLYDHVHQYAISDLLDIPNGILAQQLQKVVEFAKDHVMNCWLCKQKGFICEICDNPRAIYPFDLESTFRCGKCNGVYHAECLDASKPCPRCIRKRNRIDLPLLNIGCTNLQNDIVSSSPERIETK, from the exons ATGGACTCGTTACTGAAGACGGTCGGCTCTATGACGGGCAGCAAGAAGAAGGCCCTGATCAAGGACTCTCTCAAGACGCATCTCAGCACGAGTGTCGTGGAAATGCAGAGTGCACACGAGCTCGGCAGCGACCACGTTGTCAGCAATTGCGACGAGGCCACAAGCTTGTGCGCTGTTCTGGAAGCTGTCTTTTTGCACGGTTTAAAGGACAGTCTACTGAACCGAGTGACGCAGGCCCTGAGCGGCCCCGACTACGACTCTATGCCGCAGCCGAGTTTCTGGGGACCGCTGCTGGTGTTCTCTCATCGGCAGCTCATCAAGCAGATACAATCCTTGAGCCAAATTACCACCGAGGTGGGGTATTGTCGCGCGTGGATACGTCAAACGTTGAACGATGGTATGCTAGCTAACTACCTGTGCTACATAAAGCGAGATAATTCAGCCCTGAAGCCGTACTACAATCACTGGGCCTATGTCAGAGACCCAGACCTTGTTGAAGTCGCGCAGAGATACATGGAAACTCTAGATCACGTGAGCTTCACCTTGGCCTGCAACAGCAGTCTCTTAAACATTTGGTCTAACACTCCTCTGCTCCTGGCTGGTATCTGGTCGCCGCCAATGAAGTCTTGCCCCATAGTCAGTGCGGTGGATATAGCAAAGACAATAACCAATGATGTTGAAACTGATAGTGTGGAGGAAATGGAGACAATAAGCATTGCGAGCTCCATTGGCATAGGATCATTTAACTCCTCGCAGTCGGCGTTTAATAACATCGCGAGCATCACGGAGGACAGAGCGCTAAAAATCATTCTAGCAAATAATAGATCTGATACCATTCTTTCTGAATTATCCAATTGTGATAACAGCGAAACACAGAGAAGCGACGTCGCGCAAAGGTCAAATGATGGTACTCCAGATActgcagaaaaagaagaagaaaaggagaaagtaGTAGAGAAGGAGAAAGTAGAAGAAACATCAAATGATAATGCAGAAGAAAAGAATGCAAATGTTGACACGATCGCTGACACAAAAGACCCGCAATCGGAAAGCGCATCGAAAGACAACGAAGTCATTAATGACGCAGCTGCAGCTACCGTAGGAAATTCATTAGGGAAATTCGTGGGCAAATTAGGATGGTCTACGTCGTTCGACGAGTCTTCTCTGGCTTCATCTGTGATATCTGAATCTGGAGCGAACGCGCCTCGTACACCCGGCGATGGTAGCTCATACGAAGCACTCATTGAAAGTTATCAAAATACACAGAATACACCGCCAGAAATGCGTGAATTCATGAACCAATACTCAGAGAAAAGGATTAATCTCAAGGAAGAATCGAAAGCTGAGCGTTCCAAGCAAAAG GTTGTGGTAGATTTTGATGCGCAATTATGTTACATACCCAGGGAGAAAGGTTTAGATATACAGGATTATACTTGTCTCGATTGCGGTCATCCGATCGGCATGATTTTTTCCAAGGCGCACGTGTGCTCGTACTCGGGACACTATTTCTGTTCGGACTGTATGGCAGAGGGAGTGTACGTCGTACCGTCACGTATGATTCACAATTGGGACTTGAAGCAGTACTCCGTTTCTCGAAAAGCCGCCGAATTTTTGGAAAAGGACTCGGCCCTGATAAATCTGAAGACCGTGAATCCGAAGATCTACATGGCGGTCGATATCATGGCTCAATTACAGTCGTTGCGAATTCGATTGAATCTCCTGAGAGCGTATTTATTTACGTGTCGGGAGCCCATAATCGAATCCTTGCAGCAGAAAGTCTCGATGAGGGAATATTTGTACGACCATGTCCACCAATACGCCATCTCCGACCTTCTCGATATACCCAACGGGATTCTCGCGCAGCAACTTCAAAAAGTTGTCGAGTTTGCGAAGGATCACGTGATGAACTGTTGGCTTTGTAAACAGAAGGGTTTTATATGCGAGATATGCGATAATCCGAGGGCCATTTATCCCTTCGACTTGGAATCTACATTTCGG TGTGGAAAGTGTAACGGCGTGTACCACGCGGAGTGCTTAGACGCCAGCAAACCGTGTCCAAGGTGCATCCGCAAGCGTAATCGAATAGATTTGCCGCTTTTAAATATAGGATGTACAAATTTGCAGAACGACATAGTATCATCGTCTCCGGAACGGATTGAAACCAAGTGA